From the genome of Motacilla alba alba isolate MOTALB_02 chromosome 13, Motacilla_alba_V1.0_pri, whole genome shotgun sequence, one region includes:
- the LOC119706653 gene encoding LOW QUALITY PROTEIN: protocadherin alpha-8-like (The sequence of the model RefSeq protein was modified relative to this genomic sequence to represent the inferred CDS: inserted 1 base in 1 codon) translates to MGERWSAAVRVLVLQAAWALAGGQVRYSVPEEAKGGTVVGRLAQDLGLEAGEAEARRLRLVAQGRRASVEVSAASGALLVSSRLDREELCGKSAPCALRLEVLLERPLRVFHVQLEVTDINDNAPEFRVDEEALNIXESSVPGSRFPLEGASDADIGANAQLTYTLSPSEYFSLDHQGNNDQRASLGLILTKSLDRETIPVHRLVLTATDGGRPSLTGTMELVISVLDANDNAPQFNQTVYKVKALEGSELGTLLVTLSATDPDEGINSDIIYLFSRRVSTKVKEMFTIDENKGEIRLKGKLDYEETDSYEIPVEARDKGSPPLSGHCSVVLEVLDVNDNAPEVWVTSLSVPVSEDASVGTVVAVLSVSDRDSGENGRVRCWVWPASPFGLEATFAGSYSLVLREALDRERVSEYEVEVRAEDGGAPALRARRGLRLPVSDVNDNAPAFAQAVYTVLARENNAAGAELARLWARDPDEAGNGRVSYSLWGGRRGRRRGPRARRRGGRRAAGGGRRRATCRWTRRAGRVWALQPLDYEELQVLQFEVRAVDAGEPPLSGNATVQLFVLDENDNAPALLPPAGSAPEAGAAAAAEAAAGGAGLGLGVVAKIRAVDADSGYNAWLRYELWEPRGKGPFRVGALQRLLIVVRDHGEPARSATATLSVSLLEAAEAALAAAAGSSSAAAAAAAASASRSAAGVELGPGAASAATNVWLVVAICAVSSLFLLAVVLYAASRWAPRAAVLSAPGPTTLVCASEVGSWSYSQRHSRSLCVADGAAKSDLMVFSPNFPPPPPVSFDRERESRAEGEWVVTAQCVSYFTCE, encoded by the exons ATGGGCGAGCGCTGGAGTGCGGCGGTGcgggtgctggtgctgcag gcgGCCTGGGCGCTGGCGGGCGGGCAGGTGCGCTACTCGGTGCCGGAGGAAGCCAAGGGCGGCACGGTGGTGGGGCGGCTGGCGCAGGACCTGGGCCTGGAGGCGGGCGAGGCGGAGGCGCGGCGGCTGCGGCTGGTGGCGCAGGGCCGGCGGGCGAGCGTGGAGGTGAGCGCGGCGAGCGGCGCGCTGCTGGTGAGCTCGCGGCTCGACCGGGAGGAGCTGTGCGGCAAGAGCGCGCCGTGCGCGCTGcgcctggaggtgctgctggagcggCCGCTGCGCGTCTTCCATGTGCAGCTGGAGGTCACCGACATCAACGACAATGCCCCCGAGTTCCGTGTGGACGAAGAAGCCCTTAACA CGGAATCGTCTGTGCCGGGGTCTCGTTTCCCGCTGGAGGGCGCGTCGGATGCGGATATCGGAGCGAACGCGCAGCTCACCTACACGCTCAGCCCCAGCGAATATTTCAGTCTTGATCATCAGGGGAATAATGACCAGAGAGCGTCTTTGGGTCTTATTTTAACGAAATCTCTGGACCGCGAGACGATTCCCGTGCACCGGTTGGTGCTGACGGCGACTGACGGGGGCCGGCCGTCTCTGACGGGGACAATGGAGCTGGTGATCTCGGTGCTGGATGCGAATGACAACGCGCCCCAGTTCAACCAGACTGTGTATAAAGTTAAAGCCCTAGAAGGTTCGGAGCTCGGGACTCTATTAGTCACCCTTAGTGCCACAGATCCTGATGAAGGGATCAATAGtgatattatatatttatttagtaGACGTGTTAGTACAAAAGTTAAAGAAATGTTCACTATCGACGAAAACAAGGGAGAAATCAGACTTAAAGGCAAATTAGACTATGAAGAAACGGATAGTTACGAGATCCCTGTAGAAGCAAGGGACAAAGGCTCTCCCCCGCTGTCGGGTCATTGCAGCgtggtgctggaggtgctggacgTGAACGACAACGCGCCCGAGGTGTGGGTGACGTCGCTGTCGGTGCCGGTGTCGGAGGACGCGTCGGTGGGGACGGTGGTGGCCGTGCTGAGCGTGTCGGACCGGGACTCGGGGGAGAACGGGCGCGTGCGGTGCTGGGTGTGGCCGGCGTCGCCGTTCGGTCTGGAGGCGACGTTCGCGGGCTCGTACTCGCTGGTGCTGCGCGAGGCGCTGGACCGGGAGCGGGTGTCGGAGTACGAGGTGGAGGTGCGTGCGGAGGACGGCGGGGCGCCGGCGCTGCGCGCCAGGCGCGGGCTGCGGCTGCCGGTGTCGGACGTGAACGACAACGCGCCCGCGTTCGCGCAGGCCGTGTACACGGTGCTGGCGCGGGAGAACAacgcggcgggcgcggagctGGCGCGGCTGTGGGCGCGGGACCCGGACGAGGCGGGCAACGGCCGCGTCAGCTACTCGCTGTGGGGAGGGCGGCgtgggcggcggcgggggccgcgggcTCGTCGTCGTGGTGGTCGTCGGGCGGCGGGTGGCGGGCGGCGTCGAGCTACGTGTCGGTGGACGCGGAGAGCGGGGCGCGTGTGGGCGCTGCAGCCCTTGGACTacgaggagctgcaggtgctgcagttCGAGGTGCGCGCGGTGGACGCGGGGGAGCCGCCGCTGAGCGGCAACGCCACGGTGCAGCTCTTCGTGCTGGACGAGAACGACAACGcgccggcgctgctgccgcccgcGGGCTCGGCGCCGgaggcgggcgcggcggcggcggcggaggcggcggcggggggcgctGGGCTTGGGCTGGGA GTGGTGGCGAAGATCCGCGCCGTGGACGCCGACTCGGGCTACAACGCGTGGCTGCGCTACGAGCTGTGGGAGCCGCGGGGCAAGGGCCCGTTCCGCGTGGGGGCTCTACAGCG GCTGCTGATCGTCGTGCGCGACCACGGCGAGCCGGCGCGCTCGGCCACGGCCACGCTCAGCGTGTCGCTGCTCGAGGCCGCCGAGGCGGCGCTGGCCGCGGCCGCGGGATCCtcctcggcggcggcggcggcggcggcggcgtcGGCGTCGCGCTCGGCGGCGGGCGTGGAGCTCGGGCCCGGCGCGGCGAGCGCGGCCACCAACGTGTGGCTGGTGGTGGCCATCTGCGCCGTGTCCAGCCTCTTCCTGCTGGCCGTGGTGCTCTACGCGGCGTCGCGCTGGGCGCCGCGGGCCGCCGTGCTCTCGGCGCCCGGGCCCACGACGCTCGTGTGCGCCAGCGAAGTGGGCAGCTGGTCGTACTCGCAGCGCCACAGCCGGAGCCTGTGCGTGGCCGACGGCGCCGCCAAGAGCGACCTCATGGTTTTCAGCCCCAACTtccctccgccgccgcccg TCTCCTTTGATCGTGAACGGGAGTCGCGGGCTGAAGGGGAGTGGGTGGTCACCGCTCAATGCGTGAGCTACTTCACTTGCGAGTAG
- the LOC119706654 gene encoding protocadherin alpha-2-like → MGERWSAAVRVLVLQAAWALAGGQVRYSVPEEAKGGTVVGRLAQDLGLEAGEAEARRLRLVAQGRRASVEVSAASGALLVSSRLDREELCGKSAPCALRLEVLLERPLRVFHVQLEVTDINDNAPVFPSARKNISIAESSVPGSRFPLEGASDADIGANAQLSYTLSPSEHFRIEEENRNSRSKSLFLVLTKSLDRETIPVHRLVLTATDGGRPSLTGTMELVIFVVDANDNAPQFNQSVYNVHLSEDAIQGTLVARMNATDVDEGSNKEVKYEIDTIAPPSASGLFSIDANTGEIRLTGTLDYEAVNLYDIHVKATDKGTPSLSGHCKVELEVLDVNDNAPEVWVTSLSVPVSEDASLGTVVAVLSVSDRDSGENGRVRCWVWPASPFGLEATFAGSYSLVLREALDRERVSEYEVEVRAEDGGAPALRARRGLRLPVSDVNDNAPAFAQAVYTVLARENNAAGAELARLWARDPDEAGNGRVSYSLWEGGVGGGGAAGSSSWWSSGGGWRAASSYVSVDAESGRVWALQPLDYEELQVLQFEVRAVDAGEPPLSGNATVQLFVLDENDNAPALLPPAGSAAEAGAAAAAEAAAGALGLGWESGTLWARAAWGAPAGQVVAKIRAVDADSGYNAWLRYELWEPRGKGPFRVGLYSGEVSTARALDEADGPRHRLLIVVRDHGEPARSATATLSVSLLEAAEAALAAAAGSSSAAAAAAASSSRSAAGVELGPGAASAATNVWLVVAICAVSSLFLLAVVLYAASRWAPRAAVLSAPGPTTLVCASEVGSWSYSQRHSRSLCVADGAAKSDLMVFSPNFPPPPPGAAPKDTQPEPSALLDTVSGTALLASWLFASPPLLSSSHYISPLREFLLVAKLRPCTLSAVAA, encoded by the coding sequence ATGGGCGAGCGCTGGAGTGCGGCGGTGcgggtgctggtgctgcaggcgGCCTGGGCGCTGGCGGGCGGGCAGGTGCGCTACTCGGTGCCGGAGGAAGCCAAGGGCGGCACGGTGGTGGGGCGGCTGGCGCAGGACCTGGGCCTGGAGGCGGGCGAGGCGGAGGCGCGGCGGCTGCGGCTGGTGGCGCAGGGCCGGCGGGCGAGCGTGGAGGTGAGCGCGGCGAGCGGCGCGCTGCTGGTGAGCTCGCGGCTCGACCGGGAGGAGCTGTGCGGCAAGAGCGCGCCGTGCGCGCTGcgcctggaggtgctgctggagcggCCGCTGCGCGTCTTCCATGTGCAGCTGGAGGTCACCGACATCAACGACAATGCCCCCGTCTTCCCCTCCGCCCGAAAAAACATCAGCATCGCGGAATCGTCTGTGCCGGGGTCTCGTTTCCCGCTGGAGGGCGCGTCGGATGCGGATATCGGAGCGAACGCGCAGCTCTCCTACACACTCAGCCCCAGCGAGCATTTTAGaatagaggaagaaaacaggaacTCTCGCAGTAAGTCCCTGTTTCTGGTGCTTACTAAATCTCTGGACCGCGAGACGATTCCCGTGCACCGGTTGGTGCTGACGGCGACTGACGGGGGCCGGCCGTCTCTGACGGGCACAATGGAGCTGGTGATCTTCGTGGTAGATGCGAACGACAACGCGCCCCAGTTCAACCAGTCCGTGTATAATGTACATTTGTCTGAGGACGCCATACAAGGTACGCTAGTGGCACGGATGAATGCCACGGACGTGGACGAAGGAAGTAACAAAGAAGTGAAATATGAAATCGATACTATtgctcctccctctgcctctggTTTATTCAGCATTGATGCGAACACTGGGGAGATCAGACTGACAGGTACCCTGGACTATGAGGCAGTTAATTTATACGACATACATGTTAAGGCAACAGATAAAGGGACACCCTCGCTTTCAGGTCACTGCAAggtggagctggaggtgctggacgTGAACGACAACGCGCCGGAGGTGTGGGTGACGTCGCTGTCGGTGCCGGTGTCGGAGGACGCGTCGTTGGGGACGGTGGTGGCCGTGCTGAGCGTGTCGGACCGGGACTCGGGGGAGAACGGGCGCGTGCGGTGCTGGGTGTGGCCGGCGTCGCCGTTCGGTCTGGAGGCGACGTTCGCGGGCTCGTACTCGCTGGTGCTGCGCGAGGCGCTGGACCGGGAGCGGGTGTCGGAGTACGAGGTGGAGGTGCGTGCGGAGGACGGCGGGGCGCCGGCGCTGCGCGCCAGGCGCGGGCTGCGGCTGCCGGTGTCGGACGTGAACGACAACGCGCCCGCGTTCGCGCAGGCCGTGTACACGGTGCTGGCGCGGGAGAACAacgcggcgggcgcggagctGGCGCGGCTGTGGGCGCGGGACCCGGACGAGGCGGGCAACGGCCGCGTCAGCTACTCGCTGTGGGAGGGCGGCgtgggcggcggcggggccgcgggctcGTCGTCGTGGTGGTCGTCGGGCGGCGGGTGGCGGGCGGCGTCGAGCTACGTGTCGGTGGACGCGGAGAGCGGGCGCGTGTGGGCGCTGCAGCCCTTGGACTacgaggagctgcaggtgctgcagttCGAGGTGCGCGCGGTGGACGCGGGGGAGCCGCCGCTGAGCGGCAACGCCACGGTGCAGCTCTTCGTGCTGGACGAGAACGACAACGcgccggcgctgctgccgcccgcGGGCTCGGCGGCGgaggcgggcgcggcggcggcggcggaggcggcggcgggggcgctGGGCTTGGGCTGGGAGTCGGGCACGCTGTGGGCTCGGGCGGCGTGGGGGGCGCCGGCGGGGCAGGTGGTGGCGAAGATCCGCGCCGTGGACGCCGACTCGGGCTACAACGCGTGGCTGCGCTACGAGCTGTGGGAGCCGCGGGGCAAGGGCCCGTTCCGCGTGGGGCTCTACAGCGGCGAGGTGAGCACGGCGCGGGCGCTGGACGAGGCGGACGGGCCTCGCCACAGGCTGCTGATCGTCGTGCGCGACCACGGCGAGCCGGCGCGCTCGGCCACGGCCACGCTCAGCGTGTCGCTGCTCGAGGCCGCTGAGGCGGCGCTGGCCGCGGCCGCGGGATCCtcctcggcggcggcggcggcggcggcgtcGTCGTCGCGCTCGGCGGCGGGCGTGGAGCTCGGGCCCGGCGCGGCGAGCGCGGCCACCAACGTGTGGCTGGTGGTGGCCATCTGCGCCGTGTCCAGCCTCTTCCTGCTGGCCGTGGTGCTCTACGCGGCGTCGCGCTGGGCGCCGCGGGCCGCCGTGCTCTCGGCGCCCGGGCCCACGACGCTCGTGTGCGCCAGCGAAGTGGGCAGCTGGTCGTACTCGCAGCGCCACAGCCGGAGCCTGTGCGTGGCCGACGGCGCTGCCAAGAGCGACCTCATGGTTTTCAGCCCCAACTtccctccgccgccgcccggcgccGCGCCCAAGGACACGCAGCCGGAGCCCTCCGCTCTCCTCGACACGGTCAGTGGCACTGCTTTGCTCGCCTCTTGGCTCTTTGCTTCGCCACCTCTTTTATCCTCCTCCCATTATATCTCACCCCTCAGAGAGTTCTTGCTTGTAGCGAAGCTCCGCCCCTGCACCCTCAGTGCCGTGGCTGCTTAA